The genomic window CACCGGATGATCGGTGAAATACTCCCAGAGCACGAGCCCTGTCCACAACCCCAGGCCCCATACGGACACCGCCTTCACCCGGGAGAAGAATACAGGGAGCGAGGCCATGGTGAACACGAGCACACCCAACCTGAACCACCGATAGAGCCCCAGATCCACGGCGAGCGGCGCGGACAACCAGACGAGGAGCAACAGAAACATGGGAACACGAACCGGGGACCCCCCTGAGCGCCGGCCCCACCCCTCTTCCTGCAGGGAAACGATCACGACGAGGGGAAGCGACGTCCTGAGGATCGCACTCACCACATCCATACCCGAGCCTCCGGAGAGAGGGAGGGTTCGCCCGGGACGGCCCGGGCGAACCCTCCTTTGTTATGCTGAAAAGGCGATCATGGCCTCACGCCTTACTCGATGGGGACGTACGTGAACTCCCAGCTCAGGGTGAATGGTTCGAACCAACGCCCCACGCCGGTATCGGCATCGGTGTGCCGGAGGAACCCCTGCGAGGAGGGATTCTCGATACGATAGACGAGCCTATAGGTACCGGGCCCCATCATGCGGATGTTGTTCCCGTAGTGGGGACCGTCGGCTGCCACCATGGGCATGAACACACCGGTCTGCCGCTCACCCGTATCGAGGTTGATGAGCTCGAACGAGATCTTCAGATAGGGGATCCACTCCCCTATGGCGAACCCGTTCGGGTTCCCCTCGACGGCACGAACGTCGGCCTCGAGGTGGATGTCCGAGAGCGACGCAGGCAGGCCGCTCCCCCTCGGCTCCATGTCCACGGGTTTGAGGTACACCGCAGCGACCTCCATTCCGTTGATCCTCTGCGGTTCGCCGATGGGATATTCGACGAATTGTGCGAACATTACCCCAACGGAAGCCGTCATGAGAAACAGTGCGAGGATGAACCTCTTCATCTATGACTCCTTTCTCCCGGATGTGTCCGGGTGGGTTTCTTCGGGTCGCACCACGACCCGTGTGCGCCGGTGCACGATGAAGACCACCGCCGCCACTCCCGCCGCCACCAGAAGCAACGCCTGAGGCAGCAGCGTCTGCCAGTAGGGATAGATCCCGAGGAAGGGTACGGAGAGCCCCGGGACGAGGACCCGAGGTTCCACCACGCCGGCCTCGATGAGCTCCATCACCCCTTTTCCCGCAAAGACGAACGCCATGTAGTAGAGGAACGAGCCCGTCACCGCGAAGAAGGGCCCCAAGGGGAGCCTCATGGCCCCTTCCTTGAGCAGGTAGAACACCACCCCCAAGGCGAGGATACCCACGAGGAACCCGGCCAGTATCATGAAGAAATGGGAGGTGGTGCCGGCGTCCACGGCAAGGGCCTGGTAGAAGAGTACCGTCTCGGCCCCCTCGCGGTACACGGCGAGGAACGCGGTGAACCAGAGGGCGCGCACCGAATTCTCGGAGAGCGCGACCTGCAGCTTGCTCCTGAGGTACCTCATCCACGCCTCACTCTCCACCTTGGAGAGGAGCCAGTAGCTCACCCCCACCAACACCACGGCGGCGAGGAGCATGGTCACGCCCTCCAGGACCTCGCGGGCCGCCCCGGAAACCCGGAAGACCCAGGAGAAGACGACCGCGGTCACCACACTGAGGACCAGGGCCGAGAGGGAGGCATGATAGATCGTCCGGATCCTGTCCGTATTGCCACTCCGTGTGAGGAACGCCACGAGTGCCATGATGATGAGGATGGCCTCCACCCCCTCCCGGAGGATGATCAGGAGCGAGTACACGAAGAAGCTCCACGATCCTCCCCCATCCCCCCGGAGGGCACCCGCGGCCTCATCAAGGAGCGAGACGAGCTTCCTCCCGTACGCTTCCGCTTCGGGGTCACCCTCCTTGAGCGCGGACGCAAGGGCCGTGAAAGCCCCCTCTATCTCCAGCTTACGATCAGGATCACGCACCC from Spirochaeta thermophila DSM 6192 includes these protein-coding regions:
- a CDS encoding iron transporter; this translates as MKRFILALFLMTASVGVMFAQFVEYPIGEPQRINGMEVAAVYLKPVDMEPRGSGLPASLSDIHLEADVRAVEGNPNGFAIGEWIPYLKISFELINLDTGERQTGVFMPMVAADGPHYGNNIRMMGPGTYRLVYRIENPSSQGFLRHTDADTGVGRWFEPFTLSWEFTYVPIE
- a CDS encoding FTR1 family iron permease, which encodes MRHTVSVAVAAFFLAVLFLGAQDSLAYRDMVADIEGLLEGAYASYLGGEAEDARNAVQDAYFEVFENLEGPIRINLGMQVNVELEGLFADIRTLISEGADRDEVRRKIDLLLARLQEILPVVEAGHVLVAEAGEEETAKGEAPPEWVATVDFIEGELRGALDMFASGDVDGAVERVRQTLFAGYKNTGLEIAIRTQRSQSVNYAYEAAFSDVAKHMRESGSLFLAEDAAARLVSALRDEIVGLEVPEGAGMSPKTVQGEEIPEADWGVVVGQVSAAVEEALSLARTGRGVDAARVIQNSYFDHFEASGMETALGVRDPDRKLEIEGAFTALASALKEGDPEAEAYGRKLVSLLDEAAGALRGDGGGSWSFFVYSLLIILREGVEAILIIMALVAFLTRSGNTDRIRTIYHASLSALVLSVVTAVVFSWVFRVSGAAREVLEGVTMLLAAVVLVGVSYWLLSKVESEAWMRYLRSKLQVALSENSVRALWFTAFLAVYREGAETVLFYQALAVDAGTTSHFFMILAGFLVGILALGVVFYLLKEGAMRLPLGPFFAVTGSFLYYMAFVFAGKGVMELIEAGVVEPRVLVPGLSVPFLGIYPYWQTLLPQALLLVAAGVAAVVFIVHRRTRVVVRPEETHPDTSGRKES